From the genome of Halomonas sp. MCCC 1A13316, one region includes:
- the pseC gene encoding UDP-4-amino-4,6-dideoxy-N-acetyl-beta-L-altrosamine transaminase, translating into MIPYGRQDIQQADIDAVLEVLQSDFLTQGPVVPRFEQAVAAKVGARHALAVNSATSGLHIACLALGLGEDDWLWTSPITFVASANCGLYCGAKVDFVDIDPRTYNLCPKALEAKLKQAEREGRLPKVLVAVHLCGQPCDMQTIHALGQHYGFRIIEDASHAIGGKYKGKYIGSCRYSDIAIFSFHPVKIITTAEGGMALTNNDQLAQSMDLLRSHGVTRDPKLMTHEADGPWYYQQVDLGFNYRITELQAALGVSQLERLDDYVARRNDLAERYDNQLAKLPVVTPWQHPDSYSGRHLYVIRLKLNEIGVSHRQAFESLRAQGIGVNLHYIPVHNQPYYQAMGFQRNDFPEAQRYYAEAISLPLYPTMTNAQQDEVVSALQQALEVA; encoded by the coding sequence ATGATTCCTTATGGTCGTCAGGACATTCAGCAAGCTGATATCGATGCCGTACTAGAGGTGTTGCAGTCGGATTTCCTGACTCAAGGCCCGGTGGTGCCTCGCTTCGAGCAGGCAGTGGCGGCCAAGGTTGGCGCCCGTCATGCATTGGCAGTGAATAGCGCCACATCCGGACTGCATATCGCCTGTTTAGCACTGGGGCTAGGAGAGGACGATTGGCTATGGACCTCGCCAATTACGTTTGTAGCCTCGGCTAACTGTGGCCTCTACTGCGGTGCCAAGGTCGACTTCGTCGATATCGACCCCAGAACGTACAATCTATGCCCTAAAGCTCTGGAGGCCAAGCTGAAACAGGCCGAGCGAGAAGGCCGCTTGCCCAAAGTCCTAGTGGCGGTTCACCTCTGCGGTCAGCCATGTGACATGCAGACGATCCATGCCCTTGGCCAGCATTATGGCTTCCGCATCATAGAGGATGCTTCGCACGCAATCGGCGGCAAGTACAAGGGCAAGTACATTGGGAGTTGCCGATACAGCGATATCGCGATCTTCAGCTTTCATCCAGTGAAGATTATCACCACGGCAGAAGGTGGGATGGCGCTGACGAATAATGACCAGTTGGCGCAGAGCATGGACCTGCTGCGTAGCCATGGTGTGACCAGGGACCCCAAGTTGATGACGCATGAAGCGGACGGCCCCTGGTATTACCAACAAGTCGACCTTGGTTTCAACTACCGAATCACCGAGTTGCAGGCCGCGCTGGGTGTCTCGCAACTGGAGCGGCTCGACGACTACGTCGCGCGCCGCAACGATCTCGCCGAGCGCTACGATAATCAGCTGGCTAAGCTGCCCGTAGTCACCCCTTGGCAGCACCCCGACAGTTACTCCGGTCGTCATCTGTATGTTATTCGCCTCAAGCTGAATGAGATCGGCGTCAGTCATCGCCAGGCTTTCGAGTCTTTACGTGCGCAAGGCATAGGTGTAAACCTGCACTATATTCCGGTGCATAATCAGCCCTACTATCAGGCGATGGGATTCCAGCGGAATGACTTTCCTGAGGCCCAGCGTTACTACGCCGAGGCCATCAGCCTACCACTATACCCCACCATGACCAACGCCCAGCAGGACGAAGTCGTAAGTGCTTTGCAGCAGGCATTGGAGGTCGCATGA
- the pseB gene encoding UDP-N-acetylglucosamine 4,6-dehydratase (inverting) produces MFDDASILVTGGTGSFGHTFIPMLLERYNPKRVIIFSRDEMKQWEMAKKFEGDPRVRFFIGDVRDRERVYRALDGVDYVVHAAATKIVPTAEYNPFECIKTNVIGAMNLIDACIDKGVKKVVALSTDKASSPINLYGATKLTSDKLFVSGNSYAGGHNTRFAVVRYGNVMGSRGSVIPFFMSIRDKGVLPITDDRMTRFMISLEQGVELVWHAFEDMEGGEIYVKKIPSMKVTDLARVIAPEARQEVVGIRPGEKLHEQMIGAEDAYYTYEYPEHFKILPAINSWDKDANRIKDGKKVTEGFVYASDNNAEWMTEAELKTWIDANWNKIGAI; encoded by the coding sequence ATGTTTGATGATGCATCCATACTTGTTACTGGTGGTACAGGTTCCTTCGGGCATACCTTCATACCCATGCTGCTGGAGCGCTACAATCCCAAGCGAGTTATTATTTTTTCTCGTGACGAAATGAAGCAATGGGAGATGGCTAAGAAATTCGAGGGTGATCCACGCGTGCGCTTCTTCATTGGCGACGTGCGAGACCGTGAGCGGGTCTACCGGGCTCTGGATGGCGTCGACTATGTGGTGCATGCGGCGGCCACCAAAATTGTACCGACTGCCGAATACAACCCCTTCGAATGCATCAAGACCAACGTCATTGGTGCCATGAATCTGATCGATGCCTGTATCGATAAAGGTGTGAAGAAGGTGGTGGCGCTATCGACCGACAAGGCTAGTAGTCCTATCAACCTGTATGGTGCCACTAAGTTAACATCCGATAAGCTGTTCGTGTCAGGTAACTCGTACGCGGGTGGCCACAATACCCGTTTCGCTGTGGTGCGATACGGCAACGTAATGGGGTCGCGTGGTTCGGTAATACCTTTCTTCATGTCGATTCGTGACAAAGGTGTGTTGCCGATAACCGATGACCGGATGACCCGCTTCATGATTAGCCTGGAGCAGGGCGTAGAGCTGGTATGGCACGCATTCGAGGATATGGAGGGGGGCGAGATATATGTAAAGAAAATTCCTTCCATGAAGGTCACCGACCTGGCTCGCGTAATTGCCCCAGAGGCGAGGCAGGAGGTGGTTGGCATTCGTCCCGGCGAGAAGCTGCATGAGCAGATGATAGGTGCCGAGGATGCCTACTATACCTATGAATATCCGGAACACTTTAAAATTCTGCCGGCCATTAATAGTTGGGACAAGGATGCCAATCGTATCAAGGATGGCAAGAAGGTGACGGAAGGTTTCGTCTATGCCAGCGATAACAATGCGGAGTGGATGACCGAAGCCGAGCTAAAAACGTGGATTGACGCCAACTGGAACAAGATCGGGGCCATCTAA
- a CDS encoding UDP-glucose dehydrogenase family protein — translation MNVTVFGTGYVGLVQGAVLADVGHHVVCVDVDAAKVERLKNGDIPIYEPGLEPLVRESYAAGRLQFTTDAAEGVKYGQVQFIAVGTPPDEDGSADLKYVLAVAETIAQHMERDQVIINKSTVPVGTADKVFSKVDSVLEARGRKDLRFDVVSNPEFLKEGSAVGDCQRPDRIIIGTSSRVAEDMLRELYAPFSRQQDKMIVMDVRSAELTKYAANCMLATKISFMNEMANLAERLGADIEKVRQGIGSDPRIGYHFIYPGVGYGGSCFPKDVQALIRAADGIDFDAKVLKAVEARNDEQKTTLFQKISKHYQGNLAGKTFAIWGLAFKPNTDDMREAPSRVLIEALWDAGAKVQAYDPEAMEEAQRIYGNRDDFSLCGTKEATLRGADALVIVTEWQSFRAPDFEQIKQQLDEPIIFDGRNMFEPKRMAVKGFTYYSVGR, via the coding sequence ATGAACGTAACTGTTTTCGGTACTGGCTACGTGGGCCTGGTGCAAGGGGCCGTGCTGGCAGACGTGGGTCACCACGTGGTGTGCGTCGACGTGGATGCCGCTAAGGTAGAGCGCCTTAAGAACGGCGACATACCCATCTACGAGCCCGGCCTGGAACCGCTGGTGAGGGAGAGCTACGCCGCAGGGCGCTTGCAGTTCACCACGGATGCCGCCGAGGGCGTCAAGTACGGCCAGGTGCAGTTCATTGCCGTGGGCACCCCGCCGGACGAAGACGGCAGCGCTGATCTCAAGTACGTGCTGGCCGTGGCCGAGACCATCGCCCAGCACATGGAGCGCGACCAGGTCATCATCAACAAATCCACCGTGCCGGTGGGCACCGCCGACAAGGTATTCTCTAAGGTAGACAGCGTACTGGAAGCCCGCGGCCGCAAGGACCTGCGTTTTGATGTGGTCTCCAACCCTGAGTTCTTGAAAGAGGGCAGTGCGGTAGGCGATTGTCAGCGGCCGGACCGCATCATTATCGGTACCTCTAGCCGCGTGGCGGAAGACATGCTGCGTGAACTCTACGCGCCGTTCAGCCGCCAGCAGGACAAGATGATCGTGATGGACGTACGCAGCGCCGAGCTGACCAAGTACGCCGCCAACTGCATGCTGGCCACCAAAATCAGCTTCATGAACGAAATGGCCAACCTGGCCGAACGGCTGGGCGCAGATATCGAGAAGGTACGCCAGGGCATTGGTTCCGACCCGCGCATTGGCTATCACTTCATTTACCCCGGCGTGGGCTATGGCGGCTCCTGCTTTCCCAAAGATGTGCAGGCGCTGATACGCGCCGCCGACGGTATCGACTTCGATGCCAAGGTACTCAAGGCGGTGGAAGCTCGAAACGACGAACAGAAAACCACTCTGTTCCAAAAGATCAGCAAGCACTACCAGGGTAACTTGGCCGGCAAGACCTTTGCCATCTGGGGCCTGGCCTTTAAGCCCAATACTGACGACATGCGCGAAGCCCCCAGCCGCGTGCTGATTGAAGCGCTGTGGGATGCCGGCGCGAAGGTGCAGGCCTACGATCCGGAAGCCATGGAAGAAGCCCAGCGAATCTACGGCAACCGCGACGATTTCTCCCTGTGCGGCACTAAGGAAGCCACCCTGCGGGGCGCCGACGCACTGGTGATCGTTACCGAATGGCAAAGCTTCCGCGCCCCGGACTTCGAACAGATTAAACAGCAGCTTGACGAACCAATAATCTTCGACGGGCGCAATATGTTCGAGCCGAAGCGAATGGCGGTTAAGGGCTTCACATATTACTCGGTAGGGCGTTAG
- a CDS encoding Wzz/FepE/Etk N-terminal domain-containing protein, producing MTTANSPQEPRTYHDDDEISLVDLAKILIKRWKAVVITFTLIVLAALAYALLQERTYQYVSIYHVAERAPVGEDDQGALETPNAVIAKIQNLYLGPVTRELLESSGRERLPFEITLSNPEDTLLVRITSEASETNQELVKQMHEQLLARVVESQNQLLARNRERLEQQLESAQETLTAAEEGEAGGELLGMLMNRVVELESQLMQLNEGQAAQEAVQSLDPTGTSRKLILALGIVLGGVLALMAAFFSHFASLVRASIKEEKKTQHGR from the coding sequence ATGACGACTGCCAACAGCCCTCAAGAGCCCCGCACCTACCATGACGATGATGAGATCTCTCTCGTCGATCTTGCCAAGATACTGATCAAGCGATGGAAGGCAGTGGTTATCACATTCACGTTGATCGTGCTTGCTGCGCTGGCATATGCCCTGCTGCAGGAACGTACCTATCAGTACGTTTCGATTTACCACGTAGCGGAACGAGCGCCAGTAGGGGAGGATGACCAAGGAGCCTTGGAAACTCCCAACGCGGTCATCGCCAAGATACAGAACCTCTATCTCGGGCCGGTGACGCGTGAGCTTCTCGAATCGTCCGGCCGCGAACGGCTTCCTTTTGAGATTACGCTCAGCAATCCAGAAGATACGCTACTGGTACGGATTACCTCTGAAGCGAGCGAGACCAACCAGGAGCTGGTCAAACAGATGCATGAACAACTATTGGCTCGGGTCGTTGAGAGCCAGAACCAACTATTGGCTCGCAACCGCGAGCGGCTAGAACAACAGCTGGAAAGCGCCCAGGAGACGCTGACTGCTGCCGAAGAGGGCGAAGCAGGTGGCGAGTTGCTGGGAATGCTGATGAATCGTGTCGTTGAGCTGGAAAGTCAACTGATGCAGCTAAACGAAGGCCAAGCAGCCCAAGAGGCAGTGCAGAGCCTGGATCCGACCGGAACCAGCCGCAAATTGATTCTGGCGCTGGGTATCGTATTGGGTGGCGTTTTGGCGTTGATGGCAGCCTTCTTTTCGCACTTCGCCAGTTTAGTGCGAGCTAGCATCAAAGAAGAAAAAAAGACACAACACGGTAGGTAA
- the pseF gene encoding pseudaminic acid cytidylyltransferase, translated as MSDDARSGSVAVIPARGGSKRIPRKNIKSFAGKPMIAWSIEAARTSGCFDRVIVSTDDEEIAAVASEWGADVPFRRPAELSDDHTGTIPVIAHAIEWLRDHGEATDAVCCLYATAPFVQPKDLRSGYQSLLSGEEIEYAFSVTSYAFPIQRALRMTPQGRVAMFQPEHFHTRSQDLEEAWHDAGQFYWGRAEAWREGLPIFSERAVPVILPRHRVQDIDTLEDWQRAEWLFRAWRAEQGNEKQ; from the coding sequence ATGAGCGATGATGCTCGCTCGGGTAGCGTAGCAGTGATCCCCGCACGAGGCGGCAGCAAACGTATCCCACGCAAGAACATCAAGTCTTTTGCCGGCAAGCCGATGATCGCCTGGTCGATCGAGGCGGCCAGGACCAGCGGTTGCTTCGATCGCGTCATCGTTTCAACCGATGACGAAGAGATCGCTGCAGTCGCCAGCGAATGGGGTGCTGATGTGCCGTTCCGTCGGCCGGCCGAGCTATCCGATGACCATACCGGCACCATTCCCGTCATTGCCCATGCTATCGAGTGGCTTCGAGATCATGGCGAAGCTACGGATGCAGTCTGCTGCCTCTACGCCACGGCACCCTTCGTGCAGCCGAAGGACCTCAGGAGCGGTTACCAGAGCCTTCTGAGTGGTGAAGAGATTGAATATGCCTTCTCGGTGACCAGTTACGCCTTCCCCATACAGCGTGCACTGCGGATGACCCCGCAAGGGCGAGTAGCCATGTTCCAGCCGGAGCACTTCCATACCCGCTCCCAGGACCTGGAAGAAGCCTGGCACGATGCCGGCCAGTTTTACTGGGGGCGAGCAGAGGCTTGGCGAGAAGGCTTGCCGATTTTTTCGGAGCGTGCCGTGCCGGTGATCTTACCGCGTCACCGTGTGCAGGATATCGATACTCTTGAGGATTGGCAGCGCGCGGAATGGTTGTTCAGAGCCTGGCGGGCAGAACAAGGGAACGAGAAACAGTGA
- a CDS encoding lipopolysaccharide biosynthesis protein — MATVAYSLYALGIDFYSYSTRELLGSDKKFWAKLLRDQGVLFVLVYCLVIPFLCLVFFYELLPWSVAPWFFIILVFEHLAQELNRLLVAMSRQLLASMVLFLRSGLWALFVVFVFWLSEDVRTIDVVFTAWALGAASACLLGASAMMQLDRDSLRSRIDWTWIRRGISIALPLLIATLAIRGVFTIDRYWVQAIAGDDVLASYVLYFGVASVIMSFLDSGVFVFIYPKMISAFKSSNREAFDKGMRQLMAQTLIVVIVLSVLAALLIHPLLAWLDKPIYTENISLLYVLLMAMSVYSISMIPHYGMYAMSFDRHIIISHVLALPCFGMLAYLFSAWTINYAIPLALCGSFGFIFAYKTVAYLSYKKKIDWALAGKAVSA; from the coding sequence GTGGCTACTGTGGCTTATTCTTTATATGCGTTAGGTATTGATTTCTACAGCTACAGTACCCGCGAGCTTTTGGGGAGTGATAAAAAATTCTGGGCCAAATTATTAAGAGATCAGGGCGTACTCTTTGTCTTGGTGTATTGCTTGGTCATTCCTTTTTTGTGCTTGGTTTTTTTTTACGAGCTCTTGCCATGGTCGGTGGCGCCTTGGTTTTTTATTATTTTGGTATTTGAGCATTTGGCTCAGGAGTTAAATAGGCTGCTTGTTGCGATGTCCAGGCAGTTGCTTGCTAGTATGGTTCTTTTCCTTCGCTCAGGGCTTTGGGCTCTTTTTGTAGTCTTTGTTTTTTGGCTATCGGAAGATGTTCGTACTATTGATGTAGTATTCACTGCTTGGGCATTAGGGGCTGCCTCAGCATGTTTGCTGGGTGCGAGTGCAATGATGCAGCTAGATCGCGACTCATTGAGAAGCCGAATCGACTGGACTTGGATACGACGCGGTATTTCTATAGCTTTACCCTTGCTAATTGCTACGTTAGCAATTAGAGGGGTTTTTACTATTGACCGTTATTGGGTTCAAGCAATTGCAGGTGACGATGTTCTTGCCTCTTATGTACTATACTTTGGTGTGGCAAGTGTAATTATGTCGTTTCTGGATTCTGGCGTGTTTGTTTTTATATATCCTAAGATGATCTCTGCTTTTAAGAGCAGCAATCGTGAAGCCTTTGATAAAGGTATGCGTCAATTAATGGCTCAGACACTGATCGTTGTTATTGTATTGTCGGTACTTGCTGCTTTACTGATTCACCCATTGCTAGCTTGGCTCGATAAGCCGATATATACTGAGAATATTTCATTGCTTTACGTGCTTTTGATGGCTATGAGTGTTTACTCAATTAGCATGATCCCCCATTATGGCATGTATGCAATGTCTTTTGATCGCCATATAATAATTAGCCATGTATTGGCCTTGCCATGTTTTGGTATGTTGGCCTATTTATTCTCAGCTTGGACAATCAATTATGCGATTCCGTTGGCGCTATGCGGTTCTTTTGGATTTATTTTCGCATATAAAACAGTGGCTTATCTAAGCTATAAAAAGAAAATAGATTGGGCCTTGGCAGGCAAGGCTGTTTCTGCTTAA
- the pseG gene encoding UDP-2,4-diacetamido-2,4,6-trideoxy-beta-L-altropyranose hydrolase, whose protein sequence is MSNRPDASRGKIVAIRADASLEIGTGHIMRCLTLARALRDAGAECHFLCREHPGNLIDMIQADGFVVHRLPRGQREDPSQSSPDRENNWEVDHEIQPSGSRGLSEHADWLGVHWQADARACRTILEGLAPDWLIVDHYALDACWEAAVLPQGTRLLVIDDLADRPHIANILLDQNLGRRAADYEGLVPENCQLLIGPRYALLRPEFAAWREPSLKRRHTPQIRHLLITLGGVDQDNITGRVLEVLSQCSLPDNVQTTVVMGATAPWLDNVRAKAGWMPWPTEVAVNIDDMARRMAEADLAIGAAGSTSWERCCLGLPTVMVALAENQVAIAHHLDEARAAICVGTTAMPTWAHQLGQVMEMILKDPTRLEVMTNHAAGLTEGLGACTLVQHLLNDD, encoded by the coding sequence GTGAGCAATCGCCCTGATGCAAGCCGGGGAAAGATCGTTGCCATTCGCGCCGATGCCTCGCTCGAGATCGGTACTGGCCACATCATGCGCTGCCTCACTTTAGCCCGCGCACTACGTGATGCAGGGGCCGAGTGCCACTTCCTTTGCCGTGAGCACCCCGGCAATCTGATCGACATGATTCAGGCCGATGGCTTCGTCGTTCATCGGCTTCCGAGGGGGCAGCGCGAGGATCCGTCCCAGTCATCTCCGGATAGAGAGAACAACTGGGAGGTCGATCATGAGATTCAACCGAGCGGATCGAGAGGCCTATCGGAGCATGCCGATTGGCTCGGGGTACACTGGCAAGCCGATGCAAGAGCATGCAGGACGATCCTCGAGGGCCTAGCCCCGGACTGGCTGATAGTCGACCACTATGCGCTGGACGCCTGCTGGGAAGCAGCTGTGCTTCCGCAGGGTACTCGTCTACTGGTCATCGATGACCTTGCAGATAGGCCGCATATCGCGAATATACTCCTTGACCAGAACCTGGGGCGCCGTGCAGCCGATTATGAAGGCTTGGTTCCCGAGAACTGCCAACTCTTGATTGGGCCGCGTTATGCGCTGCTACGCCCTGAGTTCGCCGCTTGGCGTGAGCCTAGCCTGAAGCGTCGACACACTCCACAGATCCGGCACTTGCTGATCACTTTGGGTGGGGTTGATCAAGACAACATCACCGGCCGAGTGCTTGAGGTGTTAAGCCAGTGTTCCTTGCCTGATAATGTTCAGACCACCGTTGTGATGGGCGCAACCGCGCCTTGGCTCGACAATGTCCGAGCCAAAGCTGGATGGATGCCATGGCCCACTGAAGTCGCGGTCAACATCGATGACATGGCGAGACGTATGGCTGAGGCCGACCTGGCCATTGGCGCTGCCGGCAGCACCTCTTGGGAGCGCTGCTGTCTGGGTCTTCCGACCGTTATGGTGGCTTTAGCCGAGAACCAAGTAGCGATTGCTCACCATCTAGACGAGGCCCGGGCGGCGATCTGTGTCGGAACCACTGCCATGCCGACCTGGGCTCACCAGTTAGGGCAGGTCATGGAAATGATCCTCAAGGATCCGACTCGCCTCGAAGTCATGACGAACCACG
- a CDS encoding MBL fold metallo-hydrolase gives MNIFHHGGGAGVTGSCHRLQIAADRALLVDCGIFQRQDADNLDSLEQHKVRFSVEDVLALVITHVHIDHIGRLPYLLAAGYKGPILCSVPSARLLPLVIEDALKIGFTRDRHLIERFLAEVQERLVALGYQGWHTVLDDERHRVRVKLQRAGHILGSAYVEVDTFDKASGERQRSVFSGDLGAPYAPLLPAPKPPYRADVLVLESTYGDRQHEDRRHRRERLKAAMDRALEDVGTVVIPAFSVGRTQELLYELEGLIHNGSNERWRELEIIVDSPLAARFTEVYRELKPWWDAEAHKTLRSGRHPLSFENLYTVDSHEEHEQTVEYLAEAGRLAVVIAASGMVSGGRVVNYLKRMLGDERHCVLFTGYQAHGTPGRDIQRFGPKGGWVMLDGQRIDIRARIETVSGYSAHADQHDLLNFVRRMRHPPRELRLVHGDPHAQAALKGKLLEWAQGAGHALEVTLGSEWLAIDAGARKPVTPSMAIT, from the coding sequence TTGAATATCTTCCACCACGGCGGCGGGGCGGGCGTGACTGGCAGCTGCCACCGCCTGCAGATCGCCGCGGACCGAGCCCTTCTCGTCGACTGCGGCATCTTCCAGAGACAGGACGCCGACAACCTCGACAGCCTCGAGCAGCACAAGGTGCGCTTTTCGGTGGAAGACGTGCTGGCGCTGGTGATCACCCACGTGCATATCGACCACATCGGCCGGCTGCCCTATTTGCTGGCGGCGGGCTACAAGGGGCCGATTCTCTGCTCGGTACCCTCGGCGCGGCTACTACCGCTGGTAATTGAAGACGCGCTGAAGATCGGCTTCACCCGCGACCGGCACTTGATCGAGCGCTTCCTGGCCGAGGTACAGGAGCGGCTGGTGGCGCTGGGATACCAGGGCTGGCACACCGTGCTCGACGACGAGCGCCACCGCGTACGGGTCAAGCTGCAGCGCGCCGGGCACATCCTCGGCTCTGCCTACGTGGAAGTGGATACGTTCGATAAAGCCAGTGGCGAGCGACAGCGCAGCGTGTTCTCCGGCGACCTGGGAGCACCCTACGCACCGCTATTGCCCGCGCCCAAGCCGCCGTATCGTGCCGACGTGCTGGTACTCGAGAGCACCTACGGCGACCGCCAGCATGAAGACCGGCGCCACCGACGCGAAAGGCTCAAGGCCGCCATGGACAGGGCGCTGGAGGACGTCGGCACCGTGGTGATCCCCGCCTTCAGCGTGGGCCGCACCCAGGAGCTGCTCTACGAGCTGGAAGGGCTGATTCACAACGGCAGCAATGAGCGCTGGCGCGAACTCGAGATAATCGTCGACTCGCCGCTAGCCGCGCGCTTCACCGAGGTGTACCGCGAACTCAAGCCGTGGTGGGATGCCGAAGCGCACAAGACACTGCGCAGCGGCCGCCATCCGCTCAGCTTCGAAAATCTCTACACTGTGGACAGCCACGAGGAACACGAGCAGACCGTCGAATACCTGGCCGAGGCCGGCCGGCTTGCCGTGGTCATCGCCGCCAGCGGCATGGTCAGCGGTGGCAGGGTAGTGAACTACCTCAAGCGCATGCTCGGCGACGAACGCCACTGCGTGCTGTTCACCGGCTACCAGGCTCACGGCACACCGGGGCGGGACATCCAGCGCTTTGGACCCAAGGGCGGCTGGGTCATGCTCGACGGCCAGCGCATCGACATTCGTGCACGCATCGAAACCGTCAGCGGCTACTCGGCCCACGCCGACCAGCACGACCTGCTCAACTTCGTGCGCCGCATGCGCCACCCGCCGCGGGAACTGCGCCTGGTGCACGGCGACCCCCACGCCCAGGCCGCGCTCAAGGGCAAGTTGCTGGAGTGGGCCCAAGGGGCAGGGCATGCACTTGAAGTCACGCTGGGTTCAGAATGGCTTGCTATCGATGCCGGAGCGCGAAAACCAGTAACACCTTCGATGGCGATAACCTGA
- a CDS encoding DUF5615 family PIN-like protein — MKNCGVEEYSVRFLGYRDATDEALFAAARQANAIVLTKDRDFPELLDRHGPPPKIIWLTMGNTTNARMREVLGRLLPAALSLLERGESLVEFSEKGEET, encoded by the coding sequence CTGAAAAACTGTGGGGTCGAAGAGTATTCCGTTCGCTTTCTAGGATATCGGGATGCAACGGATGAGGCGCTTTTCGCAGCAGCTCGCCAAGCCAATGCCATTGTGTTGACCAAAGACAGGGATTTCCCTGAATTGCTTGATCGCCACGGACCTCCACCCAAGATCATTTGGCTGACCATGGGTAATACCACGAACGCGCGTATGCGAGAGGTCTTAGGTCGCTTGCTGCCAGCAGCGCTAAGTCTGCTTGAGCGTGGTGAGTCACTAGTCGAGTTCAGTGAAAAAGGCGAAGAAACATAG
- a CDS encoding NAD-dependent epimerase, translating to MKLLITGIAGFIGHAVAKRLSGQGHEIVGIDNLNTYYDVSLKQARLHDLADCHDIRFIHLDLGDREAMAALFRENEFDRVIHLAAQAGVRYSLENPHVYADSNLIGHLNVLEGCRQHKVGHLVYASSSSVYGMNAKTPFDTGDSVDHPVSLYAATKKANELMSHTYAHLYGVPMTGLRFFTVYGPWGRPDMAIFKFVKAMFEGKPIQVYNHGDMSRDFTYVDDIAEGIARILDVIPQPTPDRVAASARPDRSTAPYALYNIGYGAPVSLMSFIRALEVATGREAICEYLPMQPGDVPRTWADTEALLQATGYRPKVGVEEGVKRFVGWYRGFYNV from the coding sequence GTGAAACTGCTGATCACCGGCATTGCCGGCTTCATCGGCCACGCCGTGGCCAAGCGCCTGAGCGGGCAGGGCCACGAGATCGTCGGTATCGACAACCTTAATACCTACTACGATGTCTCGCTCAAACAGGCACGCCTGCACGACCTGGCCGACTGCCACGACATTCGCTTCATTCATCTGGACCTGGGCGACCGCGAGGCCATGGCCGCGCTGTTTCGCGAGAACGAGTTCGACCGGGTGATCCACCTGGCCGCCCAGGCCGGGGTGCGCTACTCGCTGGAAAACCCCCACGTCTACGCCGACTCCAACCTGATCGGCCATCTTAACGTGCTGGAGGGATGCCGGCAGCACAAGGTAGGGCACCTGGTATATGCCTCCTCGAGCTCGGTGTACGGCATGAACGCCAAGACCCCGTTCGATACCGGTGACAGCGTGGATCATCCCGTCAGCCTCTACGCGGCCACCAAGAAGGCCAACGAGCTGATGAGCCATACCTACGCCCACCTCTACGGCGTACCGATGACCGGGCTGCGCTTCTTCACCGTGTACGGCCCCTGGGGCCGGCCCGACATGGCCATCTTCAAGTTCGTCAAGGCGATGTTTGAGGGCAAGCCGATCCAGGTCTACAACCACGGCGACATGTCGCGGGACTTCACCTATGTCGACGACATCGCCGAAGGCATCGCGCGAATTCTCGACGTGATCCCGCAGCCGACACCAGATCGCGTCGCTGCCAGCGCCCGGCCCGATAGAAGCACCGCGCCCTATGCGCTCTATAACATCGGCTACGGCGCACCGGTCTCGCTGATGAGCTTTATCCGCGCGCTGGAAGTCGCTACCGGGCGCGAGGCCATCTGCGAATACCTGCCCATGCAACCCGGCGATGTGCCGCGCACCTGGGCCGACACCGAAGCACTGCTACAAGCCACCGGCTACCGGCCGAAGGTAGGCGTGGAAGAGGGCGTGAAGCGTTTCGTCGGGTGGTATCGTGGGTTCTATAATGTTTAA
- a CDS encoding DUF433 domain-containing protein: MRNLQSRITINPEQCGGRPCIRGMRIRVVDVLDLLAQGLTTEQILEEMPDLEQDDIYAVLQFAARRLDHPVLAA, translated from the coding sequence ATGCGCAACCTTCAATCCAGAATTACGATCAATCCCGAACAGTGCGGCGGTCGCCCTTGCATCCGTGGCATGCGCATCAGGGTCGTGGATGTCCTTGATCTTCTGGCGCAGGGGTTAACGACAGAGCAGATACTGGAAGAAATGCCCGACCTCGAGCAGGACGACATATATGCCGTGCTCCAGTTTGCGGCGCGTCGCCTCGATCACCCTGTGTTAGCTGCATGA